A portion of the Bombus pascuorum chromosome 8, iyBomPasc1.1, whole genome shotgun sequence genome contains these proteins:
- the LOC132909651 gene encoding glutathione S-transferase-like isoform X1: MRSHTLKKKMPSYKLTYFNITGLAEPIRLVLHQSGIKFEDKRLTQDEWPEVKKGMPLGQVPVLEIDGKAYYQSKAILRLLARKNNLYGSNDEEAFLVDATVDTIDDVRSAYSQYHWEQDPGYKAKLKTNAENKLPMLHKLDEQVKNNGGHFVNGKLTWADLFYAAQSETLSNMLQTDINKDHPELKKLVEKVRSLPNIKAYLDSRPKSMF, from the exons ATGCGCAGTCATACTCTTAAAAAA AAAATGCCCAGCTACAAATTGACTTACTTCAACATCACTGGCCTTGCTGAACCAATTAGGCTGGTTTTGCACCAAAGTGGAATTAAATTCGAGGACAAGAGGCTCACTCAGGACGAATGGCCGGAAGttaaaaaag GTATGCCACTTGGTCAAGTACCCGTCTTGGAAATCGACGGCAAGGCTTACTATCAATCGAAAGCAATCCTTCGCCTGCTCGCCAGGAAGAACAATCTCTATGGTTCCAACGATGAAGAAGCTTTCCTAGTCGATGCCACCGTTGACACCATCGATGACGTGAGATCAG catACTCTCAGTACCACTGGGAACAAGACCCTGGATACAAAGCCAAGCTGAAGACCAACGCTGAAAACAAGCTTCCCATGCTCCATAAGTTGGATGAGCAGGTGAAGAACAACGGAGGACACTTTGTCAATGGAAAG TTGACATGGGCTGACCTTTTCTATGCCGCACAATCGGAAACCTTGTCCAACATGCTGCAAACCGACATCAACAAAGACCACCCTGAACTGAAGAAATTGGTAGAGAAAGTCAGGTCACTACCCAACATCAAAGCTTATCTCGACAGCCGACCCAAAAGCATGTTTTAA
- the LOC132909652 gene encoding glutathione S-transferase-like produces MSEGLPTYKLIYFNARGRAEHIRYIFAYAGIDYIDERIPKERWPELKKSMPYGMLPVLEIDGKPIAQSNAVARYLARKHNLTGRDEWEAMMCDVLVDTLGDLKQSISQYRTEEDHYKKEEKKAKLLKETIPFYLNKFEQTVGENGGYTVASTTTWADFVFAVALENFENIFGATALENYPGLRALKKRVHEIPAIVGWLAKRPHTEF; encoded by the exons ATGAGCGAGGGACTACCAACTTACAAATTGATCTACTTTAACGCCCGTGGTCGTGCCGAGCATATTCGCTACATATTTGCATACGCTGGCATCGACTACATCGACGAGAGGATCCCCAAAGAACGCTGGCCTGAATTGAAGAAAT CAATGCCTTATGGAATGCTGCCTGTGCTGGAGATAGACGGGAAACCGATAGCGCAGAGCAACGCTGTGGCGCGATACTTGGCGAGGAAGCACAATCTAACGGGAAGGGACGAATGGGAAGCGATGATGTGCGACGTGCTCGTCGATACTCTTGGAGATTTGAAGCAAT CTATATCCCAATATCGCACGGAGGAGGACCACTacaagaaggaagagaagaaggcGAAACTTTTGAAGGAAACAATACCATTTTACTTGAATAAATTCGAGCAGACTGTTGGCGAAAATGGAGGATACACCGTTGCCTCCACC ACGACGTGGGCAGACTTCGTGTTTGCAGTGGCCCTTGAAAATTTCGAGAATATTTTTGGAGCGACAGCTTTAGAAAATTATCCAGGTCTTCGAGCGTTGAAGAAAAGGGTTCATGAGATACCGGCAATTGTTGGTTGGCTGGCTAAGCGGCCACACACAGAATTCTAA
- the LOC132909653 gene encoding glutathione S-transferase-like: protein MPVYKLTYFPAKALGEPIRFLFNYAGTPFEDERISKDVWPEIKPLTPYGQIPMLVIDGKKVAQSTAICRYLAKQYGLAGKNDLDALYIDATVDTIHDIRHKLASFHYEEDEKVKARKRKAAEEILPFVLERLDQQVKENDGYFHNGTLSWADLTFVALLDYLNFMYKSDLIANYENLKLLEEKVLLLPNIKKWIETRPVSEC from the exons ATGCCGGTCTATAAATTGACTTACTTCCCAGCTAAGGCATTGGGAGAACCAATCCGTTTTCTCTTTAACTATGCTGGTACTCCATTTGAAGATGAACGTATCAGCAAAGACGTCTGGCCAGAAATAAAGCCCT TGACTCCTTATGGCCAGATTCCTATGCTTGTAATTGATGGAAAGAAGGTTGCTCAGTCTACAGCTATTTGCCGTTACTTAGCCAAACAATATGGTTTAGCTGGAAAGAATGACTTGGATGCTCTTTATATTGATGCCACTGTTGATACTATTCATGATATTCGTCATA aACTTGCCTCCTTCCACTATGAGGAGGACGAGAAGGTCAAAGCTAGAAAACGCAAGGCTGCTGAAGAGATACTGCCGTTCGTTTTAGAACGTTTGGACCAGCAAGTGAAGGAAAATGATGGTTACTTCCACAATGGTACCCTCTCCTGGGCTGATTTAACATTCGTTGCTTTGCTCGATTATCTTAACTTTATGTACAAGTCTGATTTGATCGCGaattacgaaaatttaaaactgCTGGAGGAAAAGGTCCTACTTCTGCCTAACATCAAAAAGTGGATTGAGACGCGCCCAGTTAGCGAATGCTAA
- the LOC132909651 gene encoding glutathione S-transferase-like isoform X2 translates to MPSYKLTYFNITGLAEPIRLVLHQSGIKFEDKRLTQDEWPEVKKGMPLGQVPVLEIDGKAYYQSKAILRLLARKNNLYGSNDEEAFLVDATVDTIDDVRSAYSQYHWEQDPGYKAKLKTNAENKLPMLHKLDEQVKNNGGHFVNGKLTWADLFYAAQSETLSNMLQTDINKDHPELKKLVEKVRSLPNIKAYLDSRPKSMF, encoded by the exons ATGCCCAGCTACAAATTGACTTACTTCAACATCACTGGCCTTGCTGAACCAATTAGGCTGGTTTTGCACCAAAGTGGAATTAAATTCGAGGACAAGAGGCTCACTCAGGACGAATGGCCGGAAGttaaaaaag GTATGCCACTTGGTCAAGTACCCGTCTTGGAAATCGACGGCAAGGCTTACTATCAATCGAAAGCAATCCTTCGCCTGCTCGCCAGGAAGAACAATCTCTATGGTTCCAACGATGAAGAAGCTTTCCTAGTCGATGCCACCGTTGACACCATCGATGACGTGAGATCAG catACTCTCAGTACCACTGGGAACAAGACCCTGGATACAAAGCCAAGCTGAAGACCAACGCTGAAAACAAGCTTCCCATGCTCCATAAGTTGGATGAGCAGGTGAAGAACAACGGAGGACACTTTGTCAATGGAAAG TTGACATGGGCTGACCTTTTCTATGCCGCACAATCGGAAACCTTGTCCAACATGCTGCAAACCGACATCAACAAAGACCACCCTGAACTGAAGAAATTGGTAGAGAAAGTCAGGTCACTACCCAACATCAAAGCTTATCTCGACAGCCGACCCAAAAGCATGTTTTAA